From Novipirellula artificiosorum, the proteins below share one genomic window:
- a CDS encoding TrkH family potassium uptake protein, with amino-acid sequence MSFCLPFAFPTLADRTYLPAATAMEAQAIRGLLMSMVISMVAGAVLLLIGRRHRGGPLYQKEAMAIVGLSWVLATMLGALPFYLSGTQIAAGQPITFVEAMFESQSGFSTTGATVLTDLETPELVPHCILFWRSWTHFLGGLGIVVLFVAILGQGSAGKAMMRAEMPGPTKEGSMPRMQHTALVFAAIYVALNVILTVIYFLEGMSPFDSLCHAFGTMATGGFSTYNRSLGRFESVTIEYTTIVFMILAGTNFTVLYLTLLGGPKKLFRDVEFRTFLGFIAAVTAGVVFFGMQAEDVGFGSIASSVRYGLFQVVSVITTTGYGTADFDGWNNFGRGILLLLMFVGGCAGSTGGGLKVIRHILFYKILRQEIEKAHRPRVVRPLRVGGATVDDPNLAHGIVVYFSMILAIFVFSWLILITFEPSSTWGVVAEEAIAEYEETQPQEAVDRIEQSKQEIEALMDHGTLDEKLLDSASAVAATLNNIGPGLGVVGATQNYARFSQGAKLLFVWLMMLGRVEVFSVLVLIFPGFWRRI; translated from the coding sequence ATGAGCTTTTGCTTGCCGTTCGCGTTCCCGACGCTTGCGGATCGGACTTACTTGCCTGCCGCGACAGCGATGGAGGCGCAGGCGATCCGAGGGTTGCTGATGAGCATGGTCATCAGCATGGTTGCCGGGGCGGTGTTGTTGCTGATTGGACGCCGACATCGTGGTGGGCCGTTGTATCAAAAAGAGGCGATGGCCATCGTGGGTCTCAGCTGGGTGTTGGCCACCATGCTTGGGGCGCTGCCGTTTTATTTAAGCGGGACGCAAATCGCCGCCGGCCAACCGATTACGTTCGTCGAAGCGATGTTCGAATCGCAATCGGGCTTTAGCACGACCGGTGCCACGGTGTTAACCGATTTGGAAACGCCCGAGTTGGTTCCTCACTGTATCTTGTTCTGGCGATCGTGGACCCACTTTCTCGGTGGGCTCGGCATTGTGGTGTTGTTCGTCGCGATCCTCGGTCAAGGGTCGGCAGGCAAAGCGATGATGCGCGCCGAGATGCCGGGACCGACCAAAGAAGGCAGTATGCCGCGGATGCAGCACACGGCGCTTGTCTTTGCCGCGATCTACGTGGCGCTCAACGTGATTTTGACGGTCATCTATTTCCTCGAAGGCATGTCGCCCTTCGATTCGTTGTGCCATGCCTTTGGAACGATGGCTACGGGCGGTTTTAGCACTTACAACCGCAGCCTCGGTCGTTTCGAAAGTGTCACGATCGAATACACCACGATCGTGTTCATGATTCTGGCGGGAACCAACTTCACGGTGCTTTACCTGACACTGCTCGGTGGACCCAAAAAGCTGTTTCGCGATGTCGAGTTTCGAACGTTTCTTGGATTCATCGCCGCCGTCACGGCGGGAGTCGTCTTCTTTGGGATGCAGGCGGAAGATGTTGGTTTTGGTTCGATCGCCAGTTCCGTGCGCTACGGTTTGTTCCAAGTGGTCTCGGTGATCACGACGACTGGCTATGGCACCGCCGACTTTGATGGATGGAACAACTTTGGTCGCGGGATCTTGTTGCTCTTGATGTTCGTCGGTGGATGTGCCGGCAGCACCGGTGGCGGGTTGAAGGTGATTCGTCACATTCTGTTTTATAAGATCCTTCGCCAAGAGATTGAGAAAGCTCATCGACCGCGTGTCGTCCGCCCGCTTCGCGTTGGCGGGGCGACCGTCGATGATCCCAACTTGGCCCATGGGATTGTCGTTTACTTTTCAATGATTTTGGCAATCTTTGTCTTCTCCTGGCTGATTCTGATCACCTTCGAACCGAGCAGCACGTGGGGCGTGGTGGCCGAGGAAGCGATCGCGGAGTACGAAGAAACGCAGCCCCAAGAGGCGGTGGACCGGATCGAGCAGTCGAAACAGGAGATCGAAGCATTGATGGACCACGGGACGCTGGACGAAAAACTGCTCGATTCGGCAAGTGCCGTTGCGGCAACGCTCAACAATATCGGTCCAGGACTCGGTGTGGTTGGGGCGACCCAAAACTATGCTCGGTTCAGCCAGGGCGCGAAATTGCTGTTTGTTTGGCTCATGATGCTCGGGCGTGTAGAGGTTTTTAGTGTGCTCGTGCTGATTTTCCCAGGTTTTTGGCGCCGGATTTGA